The following coding sequences lie in one Cryptococcus neoformans var. neoformans B-3501A chromosome 2, whole genome shotgun sequence genomic window:
- a CDS encoding hypothetical protein (HMMPfam hit to DEAD_2, DEAD_2, score: 206.8, E(): 4e-59) yields MTNRPAEPATPCLPTPETFPFPYPKPYDIQLDLMRVVFRAIEDGKIAIIGQVESPTGTGKSLSLLTSTLTWLSQHQARLDTAAEVSLREQFSADDPDDPPWVIEHAIKAKMNELRAVQLEREERLEKARKKEKQMRREGGVGAFRHGLGGGKRVKTGAEGVGKAKTGETKEDDFLPEDKEEDNEEGPYLSREVRELMSKFEPSGTTRKEADEDEEDAPKVYYTSRTHTQLRQLTSELLKTSFASYDSVPESSSAEAPSHGVSLVPLGSRKQLCINEKVRALARNGGDERMNEACLDMQKSGKARCEFLPAKADEITMLDARDTILASVKDIEDIVTMGKKSCVCPYYATRKAVKQSQIVTLPYNLLLQKNSREALGIKLKNQVVVIDEAHNLIDTLLSIHCTTLTSTNLANAVSQLQQYLQRFKSRLKPIHSLWIQQILSLLQGLIRVCDKFFQDAKSQTKESKPVGKPKVEVLDVNNLMGRIGGGSDQVNPIELLAYLKESRLARKISGFSEHVAEQAALKDAKTSRSATARHASIAAFHNVESFLLSLVDAKDDGRIILSIDDLDKSEPVVVIKYVLLNPSERFKEVVEEARSVILAGGTMEPITDFLQQLFPSIPKDRLSTLSCSHVIPKVNLLTQVVSVGPRKSEFEFKFGNRNDEALLTDLGAVLQATIGVVPDGVVVFLPSYAFLDKVRAFWTKSGLLQRLGERKQLFYEPQTSGDVETILRDYALAISSCYATSTSGQKSRKTGALMFAVVGGINFSDNLGRCVIMVGLPFANVSSVELQERMRYVETVPGAGQGASREMYENLCMRAVNQSIGRAIRHANDYATILLVDKRYATSRIRNKLPKWIGKDVKVPQDFGGVARGVAAFFKEKKDRGLT; encoded by the exons ATGACAAACCGACCAGCAGAACCCGCGACTCCTTGTCTCCCTACACCAGAGAcatttcccttcccctATCCTAAGCCTTATGACATCCAGCTAGACTTAATGCGCGTCGTCTTTAGGGCCATCGAAGATGGCAAGATAGCAATT ATTGGACAGGTCGAGTCACCCACAGGAACGGGTAAATCGCTATCCCTTTTGACGTCAACCCTCACTTGGCTATCCCAGCATCAAGCAAGACTCGACACTGCCGCCGAAGTCTCTCTTCGAGAACAATTTTCAGCTGACGATCCCGATGACCCACCATGGGTCATTGAACATGCAATCAAGGCAAAGATGAATGAGCTCAGGGCTGTACAgctggagagggaagagagacttgaaaaagcaagaaaaaaagagaagcaGATGAGAAGGGAAGGTGGTGTAGGAGCGTTTAGACATGGGCTAGGAGGTGGGAAGAGAGTCAAGACAGGAGCTGAGGGTGTGGGAAAAGCAAAGACCGGGGAAACtaaagaagatgatttcTTGCCCGAGgataaggaggaagatAATGAAGAAGGGCCTTATTTGTCGAGAGAGGTGCGCGAGCTGATGAGCAA ATTCGAACCTTCAGGGACCACACGTAAAGAagcggatgaagatgaggaagacgcGCCCAAG GTATACTACACTTCACGTACTCATACACAACTCCGTCAATTGACTTCCGAACTTCTCAAAACATCATTTGCCAGCTATGATTCTGTACCggaatcttcttcagctgAAGCACCGTCACATGGTGTCAGCTTAGTCCCCTTAGGAAGTCGTAAACAGTTGTGTATAAACGAAAAGGTTCGGGCATTGGCTAGAAATGGCGGTGATGAAAGGATGAACGAAGCATGTTTGGATATGCAAAAGTCGG GTAAAGCAAGATGTGAATTCTTACCAGCAAAAGCAGACGAAATAACGATGCTTGACGCACGAGACACGATCTTA GCGTCCGTAAAAGACATTGAAGATATTGTGACGATGGGGAAGAAATCTTGTGTCTGCCCGTATTATGCTACCCGTAAGGCTGTAAAGCAGAGCCAG ATTGTTACTCTACCATATAATTTGCTTCTTCAGAAGAATTCTCGTGAAGCCCTGGGTATAAAGCTCAAGAACCAAGTAGTGGTTATTGACGAAGCCCATA ATTTGATCGACACACTCCTGTCTATCCATTGCACCACTCTGACCTCAACAAATCTTGCCAACGCAGTGTCCCAACTCCAGCAATATCTCCAACGCTTCAAATCACGTTTAAAACCCATACACTCATTGTGGATTCAGCAGATCTTGAGTTTGCTCCAAGGTCTAATCCGCGTTTGCGATAAGTTTTTTCAAGACGCCAAATCCCAAACGAAGGAGAGCAAACCGGTAGGAAAGCCCAAAGTAGAAGTTCTTGATGTAAATAATCTTATGGGGAGAATTGGGGGCGGAAGTGATCAGGTGAATCCTATAGAGCTACTAGCCTATCTTAAGGAGAGTAGACTCGCGAGAAAGATAAGCGGTTTCTCCGAGCATGTGGCGGAGCAAGCTGCTTTGAAAG ACGCCAAGACCTCACGAAGCGCCACAGCTCGACATGCATCGATAGCGGCCTTTCACAATGTAGAATCCTTCCTGTTATCCCTCGTAGATGCGAAGGATGACGGTAGGATTATTTTGTCCATTGATGATTTGGATAAATCAGAGCCGGTTGTCGTCATCAAATACGTCTTACTGAATCCCTCTGAGAGGTTCAAGGAAGTTGTCGAAGAAGCTAGGAGCGTAATCTTAGCTGGAGGTACAATGGAGCCT ATAACAGACTTCTTGCAACAACTCTTCCCTTCTATACCTAAAGACCGCCTCTCGACTCTTTCCTGCTCACATGTCATACCCAAAGTGAATCTTCTCACTCAAGTCGTCAGTGTGGGTCCGAGAAAAAGCGAATTTGAGTTTAAGTTCGGTAATAGGAATGATGAGGCTTTG TTAACCGATCTGGGAGCAGTCCTACAAGCTACGATAGGTGTGGTACCAGACGGCGTCGttgtcttcctcccatcGTACGCTTTCTTGGATAAAGTGAGAGCTTTCTGGACGAAGTCGGGATTGTTGCAAAGGTTAGGTGAGCGTAAACAG TTGTTCTATGAACCTCAAACGTCTGGTGACGTTGAGACAATTCTTCGTGATTATGCTCTGGCTATCTCATCT TGTTATGCGACATCTACCTCTGGTCAAAAGTCTCGTAAGACAGGTGCACTTATGTTTGCGGTCGTCGGAG GTATTAACTTTTCGGACAATCTTGGCCGCTGTGTAATCATGGTTGGCCTTCCGTTCGCCAATGTCAGCTCAGTTGAACTCCAGGAGCGTATGAGATACGTCGAAACTGTCCCAGGTGCTGGCCAAGGGGCCTCTAGGGAAATGTACGAGAATCTGTGTATGAGAGCCGTCAATCAATCCATCG GCCGAGCCATCAGACATGCCAATGACTATGCTACAATCCTACTCGTGGATAAACGCTACGCGACTTCTCGTATCCGTAACAAACTTCCGAAGTGGATTGGAAAAGACGTAAAGGTGCCGCAAGACTTTGGAGGAGTTGCCAGAGGGGTAGCGGCATTtttcaaggaaaagaaggacagGGGACTTACATGA
- a CDS encoding hypothetical protein (HMMPfam hit to Transaldolase, Transaldolase, score: 5.3, E(): 1e-10), with the protein MISRPELTLLEQLEATGVKIDTDSMDPKVAANLPIKAHDMTSNQLLTDEQLKNPENKELVEKTIRELKGANWFDVQTVLTARFAKRVIPYIQGRVLAQTTPTKAFDKDAIISHARAYDKAFQAEGISRDRYCVKVPATTAGVQAAKILNEEGIRTLGTSLFSLAQAIACSQASMLSISPYYNEVRAHVDSSLWPDVADPATQHPMSFRVRHIRETYDRLAKETGKVQPLIKGASYITAREVMAMPELGVEHVTLLVGPMEDLCSTSRLPEYRKGGEWQVRVRSELDKPNVKWATWSAPEPSVSKKRMAEMAKSDPYSDLMQKDWKMASTDVDYLADGVLDKYNEEDEVTKVRLRDALELFKGGEAESKVEIERLQKLYA; encoded by the exons ATGATCTCACGACCTGAACTCACTCTTCTCGAGCAGCTTGAAGCTACTGGGGTCAAAATTGACACCGACTCCATGGATCCCAAGGTGGCTGCGAACTTGCCTATCAAAGCCCACGATATGACCTCCAACCAGCTTTTGACCGATGAGCAGCTCAAGAATCCCGAGAACAAGGAACTTGTGGAGAAGACGATTAGAGAACTCAAGGGCGCGAATTGGTTTGACGTCCAAACTGTTTTG ACCGCTCGATTTGCAAAGAGAGTCATCCCTTACATCCAGGGCCGTGTCCTTGCTCAGACTACTCCGACCAAGGCTTTCGACAAGGACGCCATCATTTCCCACGCTCGTGCTTACGACAAGGCCTTCCAAGCTGAGGGTATCTCTCG TGACCGATACTGCGTCAAAGTACCTGCCACTACTGCCGGTGTCCAGGCAGCGAAGATTCTCAACGAAGAGGGTATCAGGACGCTCGGTACctcgctcttctcccttgccCAGGCTATCGCTTGCTCTCAAGCCAGCATGCTGTCCATTAGCCCCTACTACAACG AGGTGCGAGCCCATGTTGATTCCTCTCTTTGGCCCGACGTGGCAGACCCCGCTACTCAGCATCCCATGTCATTCCGCGTAAGACACATTCGCGAAACTTATGATCGATTGGCCAAGGAGACTGGTAAAGTCCAGCCACTCATCAAGGGGGCCTC GTACATCACCGCACGCGAAGTCATGGCCATGCCGGAACTTGGCGTCGAGCACGTTACTCTCCTTGTCGGCCCCATGGAAGACCTCTGTTCGACTTCTCGCTTGCCAGAATACCGTAAAGGCGGCGAGTGGCAGGTTCGTGTTCGCTCAGAGCTCGACAAACCTAATGTCAAATGGGCCACTTGGTCTGCCCCCGAGCCTTCTGtttcgaagaagaggatggcaGAAATGGCAAAATCAGACCCATACAGCGATTTGATGCAGAAGGACTGGAAGATGGCCAGCACTGATGTAGACTATTTGGCGGATGGGGTTTTGGATAAGTATaatgaggaggacgaggttACTAAAGTTCGCTTGAGGGATGCTTTGGAGCTCTTCAAGGGTGGAGAGGCGGAGTCGAAGGTTGAGATTGAAAGGCTGCAGAAACTGTACGCTTAA
- a CDS encoding hypothetical protein (HMMPfam hit to Sugar_tr, Sugar (and other) transporter, score: 332.4, E(): 6.2e-97), translating to MSIIPPSSPGSDHSFPTSSGDKPEKFQQVDHLEDVDVEDSRGQDIRNRHRNVSAKIQNPLYGLSKTKLFSMADQFSSDNGFEDKQDLFRRAALLSQRPNEAEDIPELTEEDKHWVRREKTNRWDQTRSLYFLVIVCSIGSAIQGWDNTGANGANLSFPTEFGIADNTWLVGMVNSAPSITVGAVSAMLTDPINYYIGRRGTIFVTGLFCVFPVLCQAFTRNWWELFICRILLGVGMGMKITTIPIMTAETAPASIRGALVMSFQLWVAFGIFFGFCSNLMFYQIGRIAWRVQLAAAFVPAVPLLALIWFVPESPRWLMKKMRYREAFASFCRLRKSEIQAARDMFYAHCQLEEEREAFKGTTYFSRFKDLFVQPRLRRANLASWVVMISQQLCGINIMSFYSSTIFSEAGYDTRQCLLASFGFGLVNTVFAFPAIWTIDTFGRRNLLLTTFPCMALMLFWAGSMFFMDESNSARVPILALAIYLFTAFYSPGMGPVPFVYAAEAQPLTHREIGMSWAVQQNNMWAAVLGLTFPSMLVAMKPWGAFYFYAGTNLLAWVLIFFFTPETAQRTLEELDYVFAVPVPVFAKYQATRWLPWVIKRYIFFRKGARLEPLYKLEGVATEGTVVERFH from the exons ATGTCTATCAtccccccctcctcccccggGAGTGACCATTCTTTCCCCACTAGCTCTGGAGATAAACCTGAGAAGTTCCAGCAAGTTGATCAtcttgaagatgtcgaCGTCGAGGATAGTCGGGGACAAGACATCCGTAACAGACACCGCAATGTCAGCGCCAA AATTCAAAACCCCCTATATGGCCTCTCAAAGACCAAACTCTTCAGTATGGCTGATCAGTTCAGCTCCGACAATGGCTTCGAAGACAAGCAAGACCTTTTCAGGCGCGCAGCTCTTTTGTCCCAGCGACCTAATGAGGCTGAAGATATCCCAGAACTTaccgaagaagacaagCATTGGGTTAGGAGGGAAAAGACAA ACCGCTGGGATCAGACTCGCTCCCTTTACTTCCTTGTCATCGTTTGCAGTATCGGAAGTGCTATCCAAGGATGGGACAA TACGGGAGCCAATGGTGCAAacctctctttcccgaCCGAGTTTGGAATTGCAGACAACACATGGCTGG TTGGGATGGTTAACTCTGCCCCCTCTATCACTGTTGGTGCTGTATCTGCCATGCTCACTGACCCAATCAACTACTACATCGGCCGTCGTGGTACTATTTTTGTGACCGGTCTCTTCTGTGTCTTCCCCGTACTCTGTCAAGCTTTCACGAGGAACTGGTGGGAGTTGTTTATCTGTCGAATACTCCTTGGTGTGGGTATGGGTATGAAGATTACCACAATCCCAATCATGACGGCAGAAAC TGCTCCGGCGTCCATCAGAGGTGCTCTGGTTATGTCTTTCCAACTCTGGGTTGCCTTTGGTATCTTTTTCGGTTTCTGCTCCAACCTAATGTTCTACCAAATCGGTCGTATAGCTTGGCGAGTCCAGCTAGCTGCTGCCTTTGTTCCTGCGGTGCCCCTTCTCGCTCTGA TCTGGTTCGTACCTGAATCTCCTCGAtggttgatgaagaagatgaggtaCCGGGAAGCTTTTGCTTCTTTCTGCAGGCTTAGGAAGTCTGAGATCCAAGCGGCTCGAGACATG TTCTATGCCCATTGTcaacttgaagaagagcgtgAGGCCTTCAAAGGTACCACGTACTTTTCACGCTTCAAGGACTTATTTGTCCAGCCCCGTTTGAGGAGGGCAAACTTGGCTAGTTGGGTTGTGATGATTTCTCAACAGCTTTGTGGAATCAACATTATGT CTTTCTATTCgtccaccatcttctcagAGGCTGGCTATGACACCCGTCAATGTCTGCTGGCATCTTTTGGTTTCGGCTTGGTCAATACCGTCTTCGCTTTCCCTGCTATCTGGACTATTGACACTTTTGGCCGACGtaaccttcttctcaccaccttcccatGTATGGCTCTTATGCTTTTCTGGGCTGGATCTATGTTCTTCATGGACGAATCTAACTCTGCTCGAGTACCTATCCTCGCTCTAGCGATCTATCTTTTCACCGCTTTCTACTCCCCCGGCATGGGCCCAGTACCATTTGTCTACGCTGCTGAGGCTCAGCCTCTCACGCATCGAGAAATTGGTATGAGTTGGGCTGTGCAACAGAACAACATGTGGGCAGCGGTGCTTGGTTTGACATTCCCGAGTATGTTGGTGGCGATGAAGCCTTGGGGAGCATTCTACTTCTACGCGGGTACCAATCTTCTCGCTTGGGTCCTAATCTTTTTCTTTACCCCTGAGACTGC TCAGCGAACTCTTGAGGAACTGGATTACGTCTTTGCTGTTCCTGTCCCAGTCTTTGCAAAGTACCAAGCGACAAGGTGGCTCCCTTGGGTTATCAAGCGGTACATTTTCTTCCGCAAAGGAGCTCGCCTTGAGCCACTGTACAAGCTTGAAGGTGTTGCGACTGAGGGGACAGTGGTGGAAAGGTTCCACTAG
- a CDS encoding hypothetical protein (HMMPfam hit to Zn_clus, Fungal Zn(2)-Cys(6) binuclear cluster domain, score: 40.5, E(): 4.9e-09) yields MEVPPPTYQGQSWQQQAQVYPQQQQYRNHSGVEAQNQGFGNDMSASSVVVPAPAPVPMYMQGRYSSHWAHGRVAQPFNMPGSPQASAPMASPVKKAGQLDRGHSRFQQLLQQKIAAEQHLESTTSVTASASQTPLQLSASFAQMDAVDTVFHREFASRHCVGSDGQAMATVVKQEPDLPYTSQPPQQSNPYPYDGAIGVQASIPVGIPGMYGGPQFARSSQPPSQRNLFIGNYINPPPPSKSSRGSMHRLQQSAETHAEWSSSIHVKVEDSSYEQAQEPVLPAPMTQQSVQMPAQGVYYSTGGEVPTLNGLTGDGEGWANGDGGAGDIGGNGSGGGGDGGMGQDGSGSGSGGSGNGDDGDNKGRGNGTGGKGKKLALACHFCRRRKLKCDGRKPLCETCAKRGEVCTWDEAVRRRGPGKATKERREKAAREALAAGLTNANSIGARSSSSGAGPSSLSIPLGDPSQGVGASTGVDIPQALDPHLGLEEGHHAHHHHRHPGQEHDSHDHIEHHDLNQQGEHHPHHAQGHEHDTLQHQLDLDIDPTLIALSAVMPETLAELEKVREDHERAQAQSHVGAHEHGHEHHTHGGQGNGHDDLNGDEQQERDTRAALAHLQAHSEFPSHGTELVHDESENHQLAVIEHAHAIQPLAEPVHQSTDEIAPEGEDVDEFHGISDIPRAGILAGEISSTAVPEEGSTEEGFVAGQKRSAEVDVQGENENVKRFKVEDGNELMGISEDAGSLEQIGGEKQGH; encoded by the exons ATGGAGGTACCCCCTCCAACCTATCAAGGACAGTCCTGGCAACAACAAGCTCAAGTATACcctcaacagcagcagtatCGCAACCACAGTGGAGTAGAAGCTCAAAACCAGGGATTCGGGAACGATATGAGCGCGTCGAGTGTCGTTGTACCGGCGCCGGCACCTGTGCCAATGTATATGCAAGGGCGGTACTCTAGTCACTGGGCGCATG GTCGCGTAGCCCAGCCTTTTAACATGCCTGGTTCTCCGCAGGCAAGCGCGCCGATGGCTTCCCCGGTTAAAAAAGCCGGGCAGCTCGATCGCGGGCATTCTCGTTTTCAGCAGCTTCTCCAGCAAAAGATTGCTGCTGAGCAGCATTTGGAGTCTACAACTTCGGTGACTGCTTCAGCTTCCCAGACGCCTCTCCAGCTGTCAGCCTCGTTTGCCCAGATGGATGCTGTCGATACTGTTTTCCACAGAGAGTTTGCCAGCAGGCATTGCGTCGGATCTGACGGACAGGCGATGGCTACCGTGGTGAAGCAGGAGCCAGACCTACCTTACACTTCCCAGCCGCCTCAACAATCGAATCCATACCCTTACGACGGTGCTATCGGTGTGCAGGCGTCTATTCCAGTTGGAATTCCAGGGATGTACGGCGGTCCTCAGTTTGCCCGTTCATCTCAGCCACCTTCCCAGCGCAATCTCTTCATTGGTAATTACATCaaccctcctccaccttccaagTCCTCTAGAGGGTCCATGCACCGCCTGCAGCAGTCAGCCGAAACTCATGCAGAATGGTCATCATCAATCCACGTCAAGGTTGAAGACTCGTCTTATGAACAGGCGCAGGAGCCCGTTTTACCCGCCCCGATGACACAGCAATCTGTCCAGATGCCGGCTCAAGGCGTTTACTATTCTACAGGGGGCGAAGTACCTACGCTCAATGGCTTGACcggggatggagaaggatgggcgaatggtgatggtggtgcGGGTGATATTGGAGGAAATGGTagtggcggtggtggtgatggtggaatGGGCCAAGATGGGAGTGGAAGTGGGAGTGGGGGTAGTGGAAATGGGGATGACGGGGATAACAAGGGCAGGGGTAACGGTACAGGAGGtaaaggaaagaagcttGCGTTAGCCTGTCATTTCTGCCGACGTCGAAAGCTCAA GTGTGACGGCCGAAAACCACTCTGTGAAACATGTGCCAAACGCGGTGAAGTCTGCACTTGGGATGAAGCCGTCCGCCGGCGTGGACCAGGAAAAGCCACCAAAGAGCGCCGCGAGAAGGCTGCCCGAGAAGCATTGGCTGCAGGTTTAACCAACGCCAACTCAATCGGTGCTCGATCATCAAGCTCTGGTGCTGGACCCAGCTCACTCTCAATCCCATTGGGCGATCCGTCGCAAGGCGTAGGAGCTTCAACAGGTGTGGACATCCCGCAAGCGTTAGACCCTCATTTGggccttgaagaagggcatCATGcgcaccaccaccatcgtCATCCAGGCCAAGAACATGATTCTCATGATCACATTGAACATCATGATCTCAACCAACAAGGCGAACATCACCCCCACCATGCCCAGGGACACGAGCATGATACCTTGCAACACCAGCTTGATCTTGATATCGATCCGACTTTGATAGCCCTGAGTGCTGTCATGCCGGAGACCCTTGCTGAGCTCGAAAAGGTCCGAGAGGACCACGAACGCGCGCAGGCTCAATCCCACGTCGGTGCTCACGAGCATGGACATGAACACCACACCCATGGAGGGCAAGGGAATGGGCATGACGACCTGAATGGAGATGAACAGCAGGAACGCGATACGCGAGCGGCGCTCGCGCACCTTCAAGCACATAGCGAGTTTCCATCGCATGGCACCGAGCTCGTCCACGACGAATCTGAGAATCATCAACTTGCTGTTATCGAGCATGCCCATGCCATACAACCACTAGCTGAGCCTGTCCATCAATCAACAGATGAGATCGCAccagagggagaagatgtggatgagTTCCATGGTATCTCAGATATACCAAGAGCAGGTATCTTGGCCGGTGAGATCTCGTCAACAGCTGTACCTGAAGAAGGGTCAACTGAAGAAGGGTTCGTGGCTGGCCAGAAGCGGAGTGCGGAGGTGGATGTgcaaggagagaatgaAAATGTAAAGAGGTTCAAagtggaagatgggaatgaACTAATGGGCATCAGCGAGGACGCTGGGTCTTTGGAACAGattggaggagagaaacAAGGGCACTGA
- a CDS encoding hypothetical protein (HMMPfam hit to DEAD, DEAD/DEAH box helicase, score: 48.5, E(): 1.9e-11), with translation MGPPAMSPSPPEFESSDAYLALLARLARTEAQVAALSAQVATLSDLVRSAIPARTTSTLPAPSPPKRPLFSPFDSDSPRTASSAFSAPPNSYLSAPPETPTGAPPAQQADPSISALTQQITALSTSVAQLQRLQHTQTQQQSLTRQPSSSIAPPLHPQPPQQPQQQQQQPAQQLGSSSLGGDRHPGPLSLGVPRLPSGGIDSFLGNNGPLTMPNSQPGGVSGANASSMSFARAPSPNPNRPGMNRSFSSSVVLADGRGAHGHGHGLSHNGSHGHAHLSPGHLSLGAHGHQHQLAHGHGLHSHGPSALSRDWPSPGGQQQVQSGQKDGLTTPGGAAVPGGGIVVSKWEHLNLKVDLLRSISKYGIGPPNKIQTRVLPFMIKGSDIIAQAPPTTERIISYVIPALHICQSLPPPSGPYVGPAVVIITTTVDQAMQCHKLVRGVGGPIGIRAAVAAGAAGSSNVQNEIAQMQRDQIHLLVGTPAKICEVMTARGGLGGGEVRLLILDEVDQLIARNLYENVLNVVKHLPPPRGLGGALTPGGPPPFSPGLASPYDAGQHSPFNPASKTPFPNPNASHHPSRFGAPGQGAVGPSGAGASAAGAGAGAGGESTASAGTNGNGIERQTCLFSNTIPTDVINFSQSLQVRDPVRVLVRREGGANSQESVSSVTPGVNLKHTYVYLTITGSAQQSGAAPASVELGPGTIGSGRIQHGQQQGGKSSQQVSEEQTRAKEYKLDMLVKILDDYPLWQAIIHVGSFAMLEAVVYKLQTRNWETLYLTPEMPNAQKKVILQQWRLSLTGSGPRFLVVFDVNVKPPEVPWSPLVINFDLPRSVEGYAQRAAAAVPPASATGGGGGGGGASGGKKGRGEGRGEGRGEGGGSQGQAQGQNGQVNGVIVSFVQAAGGDVEMLRSTECAYRFKSAEIPTVFHDLFQH, from the exons ATGGGCCCGCCAGCGATGTCGCCCTCTCCGCCCGAGTTCGAGTCCTCCGACGCGtacctcgccctcctcgcccgCCTCGCCCGCACGGAGGCGCAGGTCGCCGCCCTCTCCGCCCAGGTAGCCACCCTCTCCGACCTCGTGCGCTCAGCAATCCCCGCCCGCACCACCAGCACCCTCcccgccccctcccccccgAAGCGgcccctcttctccccctttGACTCTGACTCCCCGCGCACCGCCTCCTCGGCCTTCTCCGCCCCGCCCAACAGCTATCTCTCCGCCCCGCCCGAGACCCCGACCGGCGCCCCCCCCGCCCAGCAAGCCGACCCCTCAATCTCCGCCCTCACACAGCAGATCACCGccctctccacctccgTCGCCCAGCTCCAGCGCCTCCAGCACACACAGACACAGCAGCAGTCTCTTACCCGCCAGccgtcttcctccatcgCTCCGCCTCTTCACCCGCAACCACCGCAACAGCcccaacagcagcagcagcagccgGCCCAGCAGCTTGGCTCCTCCAGCCTTGGCGGCGACAGACACCCCGGACCTTTGTCCCTCGGCGTACCCCGTCTGCCGTCTGGCGGAATTGACAGCTTCCTCGGCAATAATGGTCCGCTGACAATGCCAAACTCCCAACCGGGTGGAGTGAGCGGTGCTAACGCTTCTTCCATGTCTTTCGCCCGCGCTCCATCTCCCAACCCGAATCGCCCGGGGATGAACAGATCTTTCTCCAGCTCTGTTGTCCTGGCTGACGGGAGGGGCGCCCATGGTCATGGGCATGGACTTAGTCATAATGGCAGTCACGGACATGCTCATCTATCGCCTGGCCACCTTTCGTTGGGTGCACATGGGCATCAGCACCAGCTTGCACACGGTCATGGCCTCCATAGTCATGGACCTAGTGCGCTGAGTAGGGACTGGCCCAGTCCCGGTGGTCAGCAGCAAGTCCAGTCCGGGCAGAAGGATGGGCTGACTACGCCCGGAGGAGCGGCGGTGCCCGGTGGGGGGATTGTCGTGAGTAAATGGGAGCATTTGAACTTGAAAGTCGATCTGTTGAGGTCAATCTCCAAGTATGG AATCGGTCCTCCCAACAAGATCCAAACAAGGGTTTTGCCGTTTATGATTAAAGGTTCCGACATTATCGCCCAAGCTCCTCCCACTACTGAACGAATCATTTCTTA CGTCATTCCCGCGCTGCATATTTGCCAGAGTCTGCCGCCTCCTTCTGGGCCTTATGTCGGCCCAGCGGTGGTGATCATCACCACAACCGTTGATCAAGCTATGCAATGCCATAAAC TGGTCCGAGGTGTGGGTGGACCGATAGGTATCCGCGCAGCTGTTGCAGCTGGCGCGGCGGGATCCAGCAACGTCCAAAACGAAATCGCGCAGATGCAGAGAGATCAGATTCACCTTCTTGTCGGTACACCCGCCAAGATTTGCGAGGTTATGACTGCGCGGGGTGGACtaggtggaggagaagtcAGACTGTTGATC CTTGATGAAGTCGACCAGCTCATTGCTCGAAACTTGTACGAAAACGTGTTGAACGTTGTCAAACAtttgcctcctcctcgcgGCTTGGGCGGTGCGCTCACCCCTGGTGGACCAccccccttctctcccgGGCTTGCAAGCCCATACGACGCGGGCCAGCATTCGCCGTTCAACCCTGCTAGCAAAACGCCGTTCCCGAATCCTAATGCTTCTCATCACCCTTCACGATTCGGTGCTCCTGGACAGGGTGCGGTGGGACCTTCTGGTGCAGGTGCAAGTGCGGCTGGAGCTGGAGCGGGAGCAGGAGGGGAATCGACGGCGAGCGCCGGTACGAACGGTAACGGTATCGAACGACAAACGTGTTTATTCTCCAATACCATTCCTACGGACGTGATCAATTTTTCTCAGTCTCTTCAGGTGCGTGACCCCGTCCGCGTCCTCGTCCGCCGCGAAGGGGGAGCCAACTCTCAAGAATCCGTTTCCTCCGTTACACCCGGTGTCAACCTGAAACACACCTATGTCTACTTGACCATCACCGGTAGCGCACAGCAATCGGGTGCGGCGCCCGCCTCTGTAGAGCTTGGTCCGGGCACGATCGGTTCCGGACGCATCCAGCACggtcaacaacaaggtGGTAAAAGCTCCCAGCAAGTGAGCGAGGAACAAACAAGAGCGAAAGAGTATAAACTCGACATGCTCGTCAAAATTCTGGACGATTACCCCCTCTGGCaagccatcatccacgTCGGCAGTTTCGCCATGCTCGAAGCCGTTGTCTACAAACTCCAAACCCGCAACTGGGAAACACTCTACCTCACACCCGAGATGCCAAACGCACAGAAAAAGGTAATCTTGCAACAATGGAGGCTCTCGCTTACCGGTAGCGGACCGAGGTTTTTGGTGGTGTTTGATGTGAATGTGAAACCGCCAGAGGTACCTTGGTCGCCGCTGGTGATCAACTTTGATCTACCGAGGAGTGTAGAAGGTTATGCGCAGAGGGCCGCGGCGGCTGTACCACCGGCTTCTGCTacgggtggtggtggtggtggtggaggagcttcaggagggaagaaaggtcGAGGGGAAGGTCGTGGAGAGGGAcgaggtgaaggaggaggaagccAAGGGCAAGCACAGGGACAAAATGGGCAGGTGAATGGAGTAATTGTCAGTTTTGTACAAGCTGCAGGGGGTGATGTGGAGATGCTCCGAAGTACCGAATGTGCTTATCGATTCAAG TCTGCGGAGATTCCGACAGTGTTCCATGACCTTTTCCAGCATTAG